The genomic stretch ATGAAGGTACTGATTACGGCAGAGGGAAAAGACCTTGACGCCAATGTGGACCCCCGCTTCGGCCGCGCGGCTTTTTTTCTGGTTGTGGACGTGGACAAAGAAGAAGTGGTTGAAGCGGTGGACAACGCCGCCGGCCGCGGCGCGGCCCAGGGGGCCGGAGTCCAGGCCGCCCAGGCCGCGGCCCGCTTGGGCGTATCCGCCCTGCTCAGCGGCCATTGCGGTCCCAACGCGTTCAGCGCCATGCAGGCGGCCAACATCAAGATCTACACCGGAGCGACCGGTACGGTACGCCACGCGCTTGAACAGTTTCGCAAAGGGGAACTGACGGAGGCCGATGACGCCGACGTCCGGGGCCACTGGTGAAACGCGTTGCCGTGGCGTCCGGAAAGGGCGGTACGGGCAAGACCACGATTGCCGTGAACCTGGCCCGGGTGATGCCCGGGCCGGTTACGGTGATGGACTGCGATGTGGAAGAGCCCAATGTGCACCTCTTTCTTTCCCCCAGGGCTTTACAGACCGAACCGGTGGGCATTCCCGTTCCGCGCATCAATGCCGATCTGTGCACGGTTTGCGGTGAATGCGCGCGTTTCTGCGAATTCAACGC from Candidatus Aminicenantes bacterium encodes the following:
- a CDS encoding dinitrogenase iron-molybdenum cofactor biosynthesis protein, with amino-acid sequence MKVLITAEGKDLDANVDPRFGRAAFFLVVDVDKEEVVEAVDNAAGRGAAQGAGVQAAQAAARLGVSALLSGHCGPNAFSAMQAANIKIYTGATGTVRHALEQFRKGELTEADDADVRGHW